The following are encoded together in the Equus quagga isolate Etosha38 chromosome 1, UCLA_HA_Equagga_1.0, whole genome shotgun sequence genome:
- the LOC124246159 gene encoding olfactory receptor 1J4-like — protein sequence MRPENQSSVSEFLLLGLPIPSEQQGIFFVLFLGVYLTTVLGNLLIILLIRLDSRLHTPMYYFLSHLAFTDVSFSSVTVPKMLMDMHINHKSIPFTGCMSQMYFFILFGCLDNFLLGVMAYDRYVAVCHPMHYSTIMREELCVSLVVGSWFFCGAHALLHTLLLVQLSFCADNTIPHFFCDLPALLKISCSDISLNELIIFTEGGMLFILPLTSVLGSYIQIGTTVLRVPSTKRFCKAFSTCGSHLFVVSLYYGTIAGVYFFSSSSISNDKDIIASVIYMIVTPLLNPFIYSLRNRDMKHALEIFVNRVKLFNLQSLNM from the coding sequence ATGAGGCCTGAGAATCAGAGCAGTGTGTCAGAGTTCCTACTCTTGGGGCTCCCCATCCCATCGGAGCAGCAGGGCATATTCTTTGTCCTCTTCCTGGGCGTGTATCTGACCACGGTGTTGGGGAACCTGCTCATCATCCTGCTCATCAGGCTGGACTCTCGCcttcacacccccatgtactaTTTCCTCAGCCACTTGGCCTTCACAGATGTCTCTTTCTCATCTGTCACTGTCCCCAAAATGTTGATGGACATGCATATTAATCACAAGTCCATCCCCTTCACAGGGTGCATGTCCcagatgtattttttcatattgtttggtTGTCTTGACAACTTCCTTCTTGGAGTGATGGCATATGACAGGTATGTGGCAGTTTGTCACCCAATGCACTACAGCACCATCATGAGGGAGGAGCTGTGTGTCTCATTAGTAGTTGGGTCTTGGTTCTTCTGTGGTGCACATGCCTTGTTGCACACCCTCCTCTTGGTCCAACTGTCCTTCTGTGCTGACAATACCATcccccacttcttctgtgacctcCCTGCTCTCCTGAAGATAAGCTGCTCAGATATCTCCCTCAATGAGCTGATCATCTTCACCGAGGGAGGAATGCTTTTCATCCTGCCTTTGACTAGTGTATTGGGCTCTTACATCCAGATAGGGACCACTGTCCTTAGGGTCCCCTCCACCAAGAGATTCTGCAAAGCCTTTTCTACTTGTGGCTCCCATCTCTTTGTGGTGTCTTTATACTATGGGACCATTGCAGgtgtttactttttttcctcctcatccaTCTCCAATGATAAAGACATAATTGCTTCTGTAATATATATGATAGTCACTCCCCtgctgaaccccttcatctaTAGCCTGAGGAACAGAGATATGAAACATGCCctagaaatatttgttaatagGGTTAAGCTTTTTAACTTACAGTCactaaatatgtaa
- the LOC124246164 gene encoding olfactory receptor 1J4-like — protein sequence MVVLIILWRVLRFPNLLLPQDIEEYMRPENQSSVSEFLLLGLLFPPEQQSLFFALFLGMYLTTVLGNLLIILLIRLDSHLHTPMYFFLSHLAFSDISLSSVTVPKILMNMQTQRQSISYVGCISQLYFFIVFGCLDNFLLAVMAYDRYVAICHPLHYTTMMRQELCISLVAGSWFFSCAHALLNTLLLVQLSFCADNTIPHFFCDLTVLLKLSCSDISLNELVIFTEAAMVVILPLISILGSYICIGTTVLSVPSNKRLFKAFSTCGSHLFVVSLYYGTISGVYFFSSSWGSNDEDIIASVMYTVVTPMLNPFIYSLRNRDIKEALEMFVNRANFFK from the coding sequence ATGGTGGTCCTGATCATCCTTTGGAGGGTCCTGAGATTCCCAAaccttcttcttcctcaggatATAGAAGAATACatgaggcctgagaaccagagcaGTGTGTCTGAgttcctcctcctggggctcctcTTCCCACCGGAGCAGCAGAGCTTGTTCTTTGCCCTGTTCCTGGGCATGTACCTGACCACAGTGCTGGGAAACCTGCTCATCATCCTCCTCATCAGGCTGGACTCTCAcctccacactcccatgtacttcttcctcagccacttggccttctctgacattTCCCTTTCATCTGTCACAGTTCCAAAGATACTCATGAACATGCAGACTCAGCGACAATCCATCTCCTATGTAGGGTGCATTTCTCAGTTgtattttttcatagtttttggtTGTCTTGACAATTTCCTTCTTGCAGTGATGGCATATGACAGGtatgtggccatctgtcaccCACTCCACTACACCACCATGATGAGGCAAGAGCTGTGTATATCCTTAGTAGCTGGGTCCTGGTTCTTCAGTTGTGCACATGCCCTGTTGAACACCCTCCTCTTGGTCCAGTTGTCCTTCTGTGCTGACAATACCATCCCCCACTTCTTCTGTGATCTCACCGTACTCCTGAAGTTGAGCTGTTCAGACATCTCCCTCAATGAGCTGGTCATCTTCACTGAGGCAGCAATGGTTGTCATCTTGCCTTTGATTAGTATCTTGGGTTCATATATTTGTATAGGGACCACTGTCCTGAGTGTCCCCTCCAACAAGAGACTCTTTAAAGCCTTTTCTACCTGTGGCTCCCATCTCTTCGTGGTATCTTTATACTATGGGACCATTTcaggtgtttattttttctcttcatcatgGGGCTCCAATGACGAAGACATAATTGCTTCGGTCATGTACACAGTAGTTACTCCCATGCTGAACCCCTttatctacagcctgaggaacagagATATAAAAGAGGCTCTGGAAATGTTTGTCAATAGGGCTAATTTCTTTAAGTGA